In one window of Reinekea forsetii DNA:
- a CDS encoding DUF3612 domain-containing protein: MRATKSLIRQAHFLGTKIRNIRKRNNLTMDDLSTRCVRVDPEAAPSVSYLSMIERGKRVPSIDMLETIASVFQKDIDWFLDDEPEPQAITPVKSRTQGGLLGMALEPSFLFSNDILQIALPELLSQTGVSGQQFAHLLIRAYQEHHQNHFPDLERAAEAVGQKRMPLSVEDLMVLAEAQGLSIRWFTRPASGVVDGLGVYSQNIVSSYMEPPGVLFLNEVLRAYPTRLKYELAVYIGHCVLHSKDGYYSVKSVGGSHGDRFDRQGQVQAEQSAVDAQDILQAWRSFESSFFAGALLCPRVPFRQLLERHGYEVSVHQHVGVSASVAMRRMTAVSPYTHWHYFDAYAPGKLKAVYRGNGIPLPWGNMRSLENPCQQWAVFRKMTDQQTGSSAQISVLMVAGEPRIFCCESIRVADMAGNDHVLCAGIDLNPALEAQGVDALAMAEALKTLCAVSGGVAQIPKNLRDEFARVAKILNINWISRGVQEDAQLICVRGGECPRQPACYGACGGSAN; encoded by the coding sequence ATGCGCGCCACTAAAAGCCTGATCCGCCAAGCCCACTTTCTCGGCACCAAGATCCGCAATATACGCAAGCGGAACAATCTGACCATGGATGACCTCTCGACACGCTGTGTCAGGGTGGATCCTGAAGCAGCGCCGTCGGTGTCTTATCTGTCGATGATCGAGCGCGGTAAACGGGTGCCCAGTATCGATATGCTCGAGACCATCGCCTCGGTGTTCCAAAAGGATATCGACTGGTTTCTTGACGATGAGCCCGAGCCGCAGGCCATTACCCCAGTTAAGAGCCGCACTCAGGGCGGCCTGTTGGGGATGGCCTTGGAGCCGAGCTTTCTGTTTTCCAATGATATTTTGCAGATTGCCCTGCCCGAATTGTTGAGCCAAACCGGCGTGTCGGGCCAACAGTTTGCTCACCTATTGATTCGCGCCTATCAGGAGCACCATCAGAACCATTTCCCGGATTTGGAACGCGCCGCAGAAGCGGTGGGTCAGAAGCGAATGCCGCTGTCAGTCGAGGATCTAATGGTCTTGGCCGAAGCCCAAGGATTGAGCATTCGCTGGTTTACTCGGCCGGCCAGTGGTGTAGTTGATGGCCTGGGAGTCTATTCCCAAAACATCGTCAGTTCCTATATGGAACCGCCGGGAGTTTTATTCTTAAACGAAGTCTTGCGTGCCTATCCGACTCGCCTGAAATACGAACTGGCGGTCTACATCGGCCACTGTGTCCTGCACAGTAAAGACGGTTATTACAGCGTCAAGTCTGTGGGGGGCTCTCATGGCGACCGGTTCGACCGGCAGGGTCAAGTGCAGGCCGAGCAGAGCGCGGTCGATGCCCAAGATATCTTGCAGGCCTGGCGCAGTTTCGAATCGAGCTTCTTTGCTGGCGCGTTGCTTTGTCCCAGGGTCCCGTTTCGTCAGTTGCTGGAACGTCATGGCTATGAAGTGTCGGTGCACCAGCACGTCGGCGTCTCGGCATCGGTGGCCATGCGCCGCATGACCGCGGTCTCGCCCTATACTCACTGGCATTATTTTGATGCCTACGCACCCGGCAAGCTTAAGGCGGTGTATCGCGGCAATGGTATCCCATTGCCCTGGGGCAATATGCGCAGTCTTGAAAATCCCTGTCAGCAGTGGGCGGTATTTCGCAAGATGACCGATCAACAAACCGGTTCCTCGGCCCAAATATCCGTTCTGATGGTGGCCGGTGAGCCGAGGATCTTCTGTTGTGAGTCGATACGGGTCGCTGACATGGCCGGGAATGACCACGTCTTGTGCGCCGGCATTGATCTTAACCCGGCCCTTGAGGCTCAGGGCGTAGATGCCTTGGCCATGGCGGAGGCACTCAAAACGCTGTGCGCGGTAAGCGGTGGGGTCGCCCAAATTCCGAAAAATTTGCGCGACGAATTCGCTCGTGTGGCGAAAATTCTGAACATCAACTGGATCAGCCGTGGCGTGCAGGAAGACGCCCAACTAATCTGCGTGCGCGGCGGCGAGTGTCCGCGTCAACCGGCCTGTTATGGTGCCTGTGGCGGGTCGGCAAACTAG
- a CDS encoding aldolase/citrate lyase/malate synthase family protein, translating to MMTTLNTSAQDPRVDQFRPAVVSENPIQAESIEQQLTLANEFLDRVCPLAHGSHRDVQSYVVYYQHLLAFFHDGQQSGLRQSVQLVGLNGPKEAPSSILLKADSGRHIELIFDPQGQRGALNRAHLDDIQLESSGSVATSGMTGAERARWSSLIGPDARVAQPDGIARDFTGTDGDAYRVA from the coding sequence ATGATGACGACCTTAAACACGAGCGCACAGGATCCACGAGTCGATCAATTCCGTCCGGCGGTTGTGTCCGAAAACCCTATTCAGGCCGAGTCGATCGAACAGCAGCTAACCCTGGCCAACGAGTTTTTAGATCGGGTCTGTCCACTCGCCCATGGGTCCCATCGGGACGTGCAAAGCTATGTCGTTTACTACCAACATTTGCTGGCTTTTTTCCACGACGGCCAACAGAGTGGCCTGCGCCAATCGGTTCAGCTGGTCGGCCTCAATGGCCCCAAAGAGGCCCCGAGCTCGATCCTGCTCAAAGCAGATAGTGGACGTCATATCGAGTTGATTTTTGATCCGCAGGGTCAACGTGGGGCGCTGAATCGGGCCCATCTGGATGATATCCAGCTGGAAAGCAGCGGTTCCGTGGCAACTTCAGGAATGACCGGTGCCGAGCGCGCGCGGTGGTCGAGCCTGATCGGTCCCGACGCACGAGTCGCCCAGCCTGACGGGATCGCACGCGACTTCACGGGCACCGATGGTGATGCCTACCGAGTGGCCTGA
- a CDS encoding DsbA family protein, which produces MKTIKFCAPLLLSVGLLAATTGFSQAEEFTKDEIGSMVREYILTHPEVIYEAIDILQKEAEQQQGRQEGAALQQMGDLLFNNPVDPVGGNADGTVTLVEFFDYNCGYCKRSGTVLQTLIKQNPNLRVVYKEWPILSESSGEAAKIALAVNLAFPDQYEDFHRALLSMRSLRSANDVWTVVDKLALDRAPIEAVLTDPKVGLHLQQTATLAQQLGITGTPAFVVGDVILKGAYPIEQIQQAIDQQG; this is translated from the coding sequence ATGAAAACCATTAAATTTTGCGCCCCTCTGCTCTTAAGCGTCGGGCTTCTCGCTGCCACCACTGGGTTTTCGCAGGCGGAAGAGTTCACCAAGGATGAAATAGGCTCGATGGTCCGGGAGTATATTCTGACCCACCCCGAGGTGATTTACGAAGCCATCGATATTTTGCAAAAAGAGGCCGAACAACAGCAGGGCCGGCAGGAAGGCGCCGCGCTACAGCAGATGGGCGACCTGCTGTTCAACAATCCGGTCGATCCGGTTGGCGGCAACGCGGACGGCACCGTCACCTTGGTGGAGTTTTTTGATTATAACTGCGGTTACTGCAAACGCTCCGGTACGGTGTTGCAGACCTTGATTAAACAGAATCCGAACTTGCGGGTCGTTTATAAGGAATGGCCTATCCTGTCGGAGTCATCCGGTGAAGCGGCTAAAATCGCCTTGGCCGTCAACCTCGCCTTCCCTGACCAATATGAGGATTTTCATCGCGCCCTCTTATCGATGAGAAGCCTGCGCTCGGCCAATGATGTCTGGACCGTGGTCGACAAGTTGGCATTGGATCGGGCACCGATAGAGGCCGTGCTGACCGACCCGAAGGTTGGCCTGCATCTGCAGCAGACCGCCACGCTGGCCCAACAGCTCGGCATTACTGGCACACCAGCCTTTGTAGTGGGCGATGTTATCCTCAAGGGCGCCTACCCCATCGAACAAATCCAACAGGCCATTGACCAGCAGGGTTAG
- a CDS encoding lysophospholipid acyltransferase family protein, with product MWWATIRTVLFYLLVVPFTLTWAAFFGLFAYMIPYPLRYYLVIGAWARGMHLCTQYILGIRVRVHGLEHVPPQACVIVANHQSAWETYFLQLLFHPQSQVAKASLLKIPLFGWTFAMMKPIAIDRTNKRHAMMQVIELGSQRIAEGNSVLIFPEGTRASPHQLLPFRQGGALLAKAAGCVMVPVSHNAGQYWRNDQFAKRAGTIDIHIHPALDSSTADAADLMAHAASIISNQLHGRVS from the coding sequence ATGTGGTGGGCAACAATTCGTACCGTTCTGTTTTATTTGCTGGTAGTGCCCTTTACGCTGACTTGGGCGGCCTTCTTTGGGCTGTTTGCCTACATGATCCCCTATCCGCTGCGTTATTACCTAGTGATCGGCGCCTGGGCTCGCGGTATGCACCTGTGCACCCAATACATCCTAGGTATCCGAGTTAGGGTGCACGGCCTAGAGCATGTGCCGCCACAGGCCTGTGTGATCGTCGCGAATCACCAATCGGCCTGGGAAACCTATTTTTTGCAGCTGCTGTTTCATCCCCAATCCCAAGTCGCCAAGGCCAGTCTGCTCAAGATCCCGCTGTTCGGCTGGACCTTTGCGATGATGAAACCCATCGCGATCGATCGCACCAACAAACGCCACGCCATGATGCAAGTTATCGAGCTCGGCTCGCAACGCATTGCCGAAGGCAACTCGGTGTTGATCTTCCCCGAAGGCACTCGAGCCTCACCGCACCAGTTGTTGCCCTTTCGTCAGGGCGGCGCGCTGCTGGCTAAGGCGGCCGGCTGTGTGATGGTGCCGGTGTCCCATAATGCCGGGCAGTATTGGCGTAACGATCAGTTTGCCAAGCGGGCTGGCACTATCGACATTCACATTCACCCCGCGCTGGACAGCAGCACGGCGGACGCGGCGGACTTGATGGCCCATGCCGCAAGCATCATTAGCAACCAGTTGCATGGCCGGGTCAGTTAA
- the rpmG gene encoding 50S ribosomal protein L33 gives MARDKIRLVSSAGTGYFYTTDKNKRTTPDKLEFKKYDPKIRQHVMFKEAKIK, from the coding sequence ATGGCACGCGATAAAATTCGTTTAGTAAGTTCTGCCGGTACCGGTTATTTTTACACGACCGACAAGAACAAGCGTACGACTCCAGATAAGCTGGAATTCAAGAAGTACGATCCAAAAATTCGTCAACACGTGATGTTTAAAGAAGCTAAGATCAAGTAA
- the rpmB gene encoding 50S ribosomal protein L28: MSRVCQVTGKRPVTGNNVSHSQIKTKRRFLPNLHSHRFWVEGEKRFVKLRISAKGMRIIDKRGIESVLTDLRARGEKV, translated from the coding sequence ATGTCTAGAGTTTGCCAAGTTACTGGAAAACGTCCAGTAACAGGGAATAATGTTTCCCACTCACAAATTAAAACTAAGCGTCGGTTTTTGCCGAATCTTCACTCTCACCGTTTTTGGGTTGAGGGCGAAAAACGCTTCGTTAAGCTGCGTATCTCTGCAAAGGGTATGCGCATCATCGACAAACGGGGTATAGAGTCTGTATTAACAGATTTACGTGCCCGTGGTGAAAAAGTTTAA
- the radC gene encoding RadC family protein yields MSIKQWPAASRPREKLLLQGADALSDAELLAIFLRTGLPGLDAVGLAQSILNRFGSLASLFQANQRQFCQGPGLGPAKFVQLQAVVEMSRRYLKAELIAKPALASPGDTRRFLLAQMRDLTSEQFACIWLDSQHRVLRFETLFQGTLDRAAVYPREVVKAALSCNAGAVILAHNHPSGIAEPSSADRLLTDRIQAALATIDVQLLDHMVVGQGVVISFAERGLL; encoded by the coding sequence GTGTCGATCAAACAATGGCCCGCCGCATCGCGCCCGCGGGAAAAACTCTTGCTCCAAGGAGCTGACGCCTTATCGGATGCCGAGCTGTTGGCCATCTTTTTGAGAACCGGCCTGCCCGGTCTCGATGCCGTCGGCCTAGCCCAATCGATCCTTAACCGCTTCGGCTCACTGGCGAGCCTGTTTCAGGCCAACCAGCGCCAGTTTTGTCAGGGTCCTGGTTTGGGCCCAGCCAAGTTCGTCCAATTACAGGCCGTGGTAGAAATGAGTCGCCGTTATCTCAAGGCCGAACTGATTGCTAAGCCGGCACTCGCATCGCCCGGCGACACCCGGCGGTTTCTCTTGGCGCAGATGCGTGACCTGACCAGCGAACAGTTCGCCTGTATCTGGCTGGACAGTCAGCATCGCGTGCTGCGGTTTGAAACTCTTTTTCAGGGCACGCTCGACCGTGCCGCCGTCTATCCGCGCGAAGTGGTTAAGGCGGCGCTGAGCTGCAATGCCGGCGCGGTGATTCTCGCGCACAATCATCCCAGCGGCATTGCCGAGCCGAGCAGCGCCGATCGGCTGCTGACCGACCGTATCCAAGCCGCACTGGCCACCATCGACGTTCAGCTGCTTGATCATATGGTAGTCGGTCAGGGCGTGGTAATTAGTTTTGCCGAACGCGGCCTGTTATAG